One Tripterygium wilfordii isolate XIE 37 chromosome 10, ASM1340144v1, whole genome shotgun sequence DNA segment encodes these proteins:
- the LOC120007540 gene encoding phospholipase SGR2-like isoform X2 produces MADSEANPAGTEATGVEETTPDLLKNTPSNIARLEDVIEQSKGRQKYHAQTRSPSDGGDVRWYFCKVPLTENELAASVPRTEIVGKGDYFHFGMRDSLAIEASFLQREEELLTSWWKEYAECSDGPMGKPNTSKKKDAHMNEICAGGHQSTQVYEVEDERVGVPVKGGLYEVDLVKRHCFPVYWNGENRRVLRGHWFARKGGLDWLPLREDIAEQLEMAYRSQVWHRRTFQPSGLFAARVDLQASTPGLHALFTGEDNTWEAWLNVDASGFSGVISLGGNGIKLRRGFSTSHSSKPSQDELRQQKEEEMDDYCSQVHVRHLVFMVHGIGQRLEKSNLVDDVGNFRHITASLAEQHLTLHQRSRQRVLFIPCQWRKGLTLSGEAAVEKCTLDGVRGLRMTLSATVHDVLYYMSPIYCQDIINSVSNQLNRLYLKFLRRNPGYDGKVSLYGHSLGSVLSYDILCHQENLSSPFPMDWMYKEHVRNEEPSHDMNNQSPTCDSLTDMVDKRSHIPKATEDIVDPVDRESVSPPSTLLDEDGLKSLDEATTTHNNDPVIGLNEASEEECKDTCDKEETIKLLEEEVDFLKARIAELEPKCCRSDVLLKENDGVLTTEATQPISVMPPPGHDEPKSYKPYIKYKKLEFKVDTFYAVGSPLGVFLALRNIRIGIGKGQAYWEEETISEEMPACRQMFNIFHPFDPVAYRIEPLVCKEYITKRPVIIPYHRGGKRLHIGFQEFTEDLAARSQAIMNHLKSARVKVLTVCQSRNADIPEEEAEDAEENVERSYGEMMMERLTGSAGRIDHMLQDKTFEHPYLQALGSHTNYWRDNDTALFILKHLYIDIPEDPNSPDESSGCNSKEEETGATAWTEQRDAADEELPLTFSDRQMVKNFSRRVKKFTKTT; encoded by the exons ATGGCGGATTCCGAGGCAAATCCTGCGGGTACGGAGGCTACAGGAGTTGAGGAAACGACCCCTGATCTGTTGAAGAACACTCCTTCGAACATTGCTAGATTGGAGGATGTAATCGAACAAAGCAAGGGTAGGCAGAAGTATCATGCTCAGACTAGGAGTCCGTCAGATGGGGGTGATGTGCGGTGGTATTTTTGCAAGGTGCCTTTAACTGAAAATG aGCTAGCTGCATCAGTCCCTCGCACTGAGATAGTGGGGAAGGGTGACTACTTCCACTTTGGTATGAGGGATTCTCTTGCAATAGAAGCTTCTTTCTTGCAG AGGGAGGAGGAGTTGCTCACTAGTTGGTGGAAAGAGTACGCAGAATGTAGTGATGGTCCAATGGGCAAACCTAATACCAGCAAGAAGAAAGATGCACATATGAATGAGATTTGTGCTGGTGGTCATCAATCAACTCAAGTATATGAAGTGGAAGATGAAAGAGTTGGTGTCCCTGTAAAGGGAGGGCTCTATGAG GTAGATCTAGTGAAGAGACATTGTTTCCCTGTTTATTGGAACGGAGAAAATCGGCGTGTTTTAAGAGGCCATTGGTTTGCTCGTAAAGGGGGTCTTGATTGGCTTCCTCTTCGAGAAGATATTGCTGAGCAATTAGAGATGGCATATCGTAGTCAG GTTTGGCACCGAAGAACATTTCAACCATCGGGACTTTTTGCAGCTCGAGTCGATTTGCAAGCGTCTACGCCA GGACTTCATGCACTTTTTACAGGAGAAGATAATACCTGGGAGGCATGGCTTAATGTTGATGCTTCCGGTTTTTCTGGTGTCATCAGTTTGGGTGGAAATGGAATTAAATTAAGGCGTGGTTTCTCGACATCTCACTCATCGAAACCATCTCAG gaTGAGCTACGCCAGCAAAAGGAGGAGGAAATGGATGATTACTGTTCACAG GTTCATGTTCGACACCTGGTATTTATGGTTCATGGAATTGGCCAAAGACTGGAGAAATCTAATTTGGTTGATGATGTTGGCAATTTCCGGCATATCACTGCTAGTCTTGCTGAACAACACCTTACCTTACACCAACGCAGTAGACAAAGAGTCCTTTTTATTCCATGCCAG TGGAGAAAGGGTTTGACGCTTAGTGGTGAAGCTGCAGTTGAAAAATGTACTTTAGATGGGGTACGTGGATTACGCATGACGCTGAGTGCGACAGTTCATGATGTTTTGTACTATATGAGTCCCATCTACTGTCAGGATATAATCAACTCG GTATCAAACCAATTGAAtagattatatttgaaatttctcaGACGAAATCCTGGCTATGATGGAAAG GTCTCCCTATATGGTCATTCTCTGGGTAGTGTCCTCTCCTATGACATCCTCTGCCATCAGGAGAATTTGTCCTCCCCATTTCCAATGGATTGGATGTACAAGGAACATGTGAGGAATGAAGAACCTTCCCATGATATGAATAACCAGTCTCCTACCTGTGACTCTTTGACTGATATGGTTGATAAGAGGTCCCATATACCAAAAGCAACCGAGGACATTGTGGATCCTGTTGACAGAGAGTCTGTGTCTCCACCATCAACTCTATTG GACGAGGATGGCTTAAAATCCTTAGATGAAGCGACAACGACACACAATAATGACCCAGTAATTGGTTTGAATGAAGCTTCTGAGGAAGAATGCAAAGACACCTGTGACAAGGAAGAAACAATCAAATTGCTGGAGGAAGAG GTTGACTTCCTCAAAGCAAGAATAGCAGAACTGGAACCAAAATGTTGTAGAAGTGATGTATTGCTTAAAG AGAATGATGGAGTGCTCACAACCGAGGCGACACAACCCATTTCTGTGATGCCACCTCCTGGGCATGATGAACCAAAGAGTTATAAACCTTATATTAAGTACAAAAAACTTGAATTCAAG GTTGACACATTCTACGCTGTCGGATCGCCCCTTGGTGTCTTCCTCGCCCTCCGTAATATTCGTATTGGAATTG GCAAAGGGCAAGCATATTGGGAAGAGGAAACCATCAGTGAAGAGATGCCAGCTTGTCGTCAAATGTTCAACATTTTTCATCCGTTTGATCCTGTTGCTTACAG AATAGAACCACTTGTATGTAAAGAGTATATCACCAAACGCCCTGTTATTATCCCTTACCATAGAGGTGGGAAGAGGTTACATATTGGGTTTCAG GAATTTACTGAAGATTTGGCTGCTCGTTCTCAGGCAATAATGAATCATCTCAAGTCTGCAAGG GTAAAAGTGTTGACAGTCTGCCAATCAAGAAATGCAGATATCCCAGAAG AAGAAGCAGAGGATGCTGAAGAAAATGTAGAAAGGTCATATGGTGAAATGATGATGGAGAGGTTGACCGGAAGTGCAGGACGGATAGATCACATGCTGCAA GATAAAACATTTGAACATCCATATTTACAAGCCCTTGGATCACATAC
- the LOC120007540 gene encoding phospholipase SGR2-like isoform X6, producing MADSEANPAGTEATGVEETTPDLLKNTPSNIARLEDVIEQSKGRQKYHAQTRSPSDGGDVRWYFCKVPLTENELAASVPRTEIVGKGDYFHFGMRDSLAIEASFLQREEELLTSWWKEYAECSDGPMGKPNTSKKKDAHMNEICAGGHQSTQVYEVEDERVGVPVKGGLYEVDLVKRHCFPVYWNGENRRVLRGHWFARKGGLDWLPLREDIAEQLEMAYRSQVWHRRTFQPSGLFAARVDLQASTPGLHALFTGEDNTWEAWLNVDASGFSGVISLGGNGIKLRRGFSTSHSSKPSQDELRQQKEEEMDDYCSQVHVRHLVFMVHGIGQRLEKSNLVDDVGNFRHITASLAEQHLTLHQRSRQRVLFIPCQWRKGLTLSGEAAVEKCTLDGVRGLRMTLSATVHDVLYYMSPIYCQDIINSVSNQLNRLYLKFLRRNPGYDGKVSLYGHSLGSVLSYDILCHQENLSSPFPMDWMYKEHVRNEEPSHDMNNQSPTCDSLTDMVDKRSHIPKATEDIVDPVDRESVSPPSTLLVCGERHAELFSSIDEDGLKSLDEATTTHNNDPVIGLNEASEEECKDTCDKEETIKLLEEEVDFLKARIAELEPKCCRSDVLLKENDGVLTTEATQPISVMPPPGHDEPKSYKPYIKYKKLEFKVDTFYAVGSPLGVFLALRNIRIGIGKGQAYWEEETISEEMPACRQMFNIFHPFDPVAYRCTLLFGQNKLTWIFDLLGYV from the exons ATGGCGGATTCCGAGGCAAATCCTGCGGGTACGGAGGCTACAGGAGTTGAGGAAACGACCCCTGATCTGTTGAAGAACACTCCTTCGAACATTGCTAGATTGGAGGATGTAATCGAACAAAGCAAGGGTAGGCAGAAGTATCATGCTCAGACTAGGAGTCCGTCAGATGGGGGTGATGTGCGGTGGTATTTTTGCAAGGTGCCTTTAACTGAAAATG aGCTAGCTGCATCAGTCCCTCGCACTGAGATAGTGGGGAAGGGTGACTACTTCCACTTTGGTATGAGGGATTCTCTTGCAATAGAAGCTTCTTTCTTGCAG AGGGAGGAGGAGTTGCTCACTAGTTGGTGGAAAGAGTACGCAGAATGTAGTGATGGTCCAATGGGCAAACCTAATACCAGCAAGAAGAAAGATGCACATATGAATGAGATTTGTGCTGGTGGTCATCAATCAACTCAAGTATATGAAGTGGAAGATGAAAGAGTTGGTGTCCCTGTAAAGGGAGGGCTCTATGAG GTAGATCTAGTGAAGAGACATTGTTTCCCTGTTTATTGGAACGGAGAAAATCGGCGTGTTTTAAGAGGCCATTGGTTTGCTCGTAAAGGGGGTCTTGATTGGCTTCCTCTTCGAGAAGATATTGCTGAGCAATTAGAGATGGCATATCGTAGTCAG GTTTGGCACCGAAGAACATTTCAACCATCGGGACTTTTTGCAGCTCGAGTCGATTTGCAAGCGTCTACGCCA GGACTTCATGCACTTTTTACAGGAGAAGATAATACCTGGGAGGCATGGCTTAATGTTGATGCTTCCGGTTTTTCTGGTGTCATCAGTTTGGGTGGAAATGGAATTAAATTAAGGCGTGGTTTCTCGACATCTCACTCATCGAAACCATCTCAG gaTGAGCTACGCCAGCAAAAGGAGGAGGAAATGGATGATTACTGTTCACAG GTTCATGTTCGACACCTGGTATTTATGGTTCATGGAATTGGCCAAAGACTGGAGAAATCTAATTTGGTTGATGATGTTGGCAATTTCCGGCATATCACTGCTAGTCTTGCTGAACAACACCTTACCTTACACCAACGCAGTAGACAAAGAGTCCTTTTTATTCCATGCCAG TGGAGAAAGGGTTTGACGCTTAGTGGTGAAGCTGCAGTTGAAAAATGTACTTTAGATGGGGTACGTGGATTACGCATGACGCTGAGTGCGACAGTTCATGATGTTTTGTACTATATGAGTCCCATCTACTGTCAGGATATAATCAACTCG GTATCAAACCAATTGAAtagattatatttgaaatttctcaGACGAAATCCTGGCTATGATGGAAAG GTCTCCCTATATGGTCATTCTCTGGGTAGTGTCCTCTCCTATGACATCCTCTGCCATCAGGAGAATTTGTCCTCCCCATTTCCAATGGATTGGATGTACAAGGAACATGTGAGGAATGAAGAACCTTCCCATGATATGAATAACCAGTCTCCTACCTGTGACTCTTTGACTGATATGGTTGATAAGAGGTCCCATATACCAAAAGCAACCGAGGACATTGTGGATCCTGTTGACAGAGAGTCTGTGTCTCCACCATCAACTCTATTGGTATGCGGAGAAAGACATGCTGAATTATTTTCCTCAATT GACGAGGATGGCTTAAAATCCTTAGATGAAGCGACAACGACACACAATAATGACCCAGTAATTGGTTTGAATGAAGCTTCTGAGGAAGAATGCAAAGACACCTGTGACAAGGAAGAAACAATCAAATTGCTGGAGGAAGAG GTTGACTTCCTCAAAGCAAGAATAGCAGAACTGGAACCAAAATGTTGTAGAAGTGATGTATTGCTTAAAG AGAATGATGGAGTGCTCACAACCGAGGCGACACAACCCATTTCTGTGATGCCACCTCCTGGGCATGATGAACCAAAGAGTTATAAACCTTATATTAAGTACAAAAAACTTGAATTCAAG GTTGACACATTCTACGCTGTCGGATCGCCCCTTGGTGTCTTCCTCGCCCTCCGTAATATTCGTATTGGAATTG GCAAAGGGCAAGCATATTGGGAAGAGGAAACCATCAGTGAAGAGATGCCAGCTTGTCGTCAAATGTTCAACATTTTTCATCCGTTTGATCCTGTTGCTTACAG GTGCACCCTACTATTTGGTCAGAACAAACTCACATGGATATTTGATCTCTTGGGATATGTCTGA
- the LOC120007540 gene encoding phospholipase SGR2-like isoform X1: MADSEANPAGTEATGVEETTPDLLKNTPSNIARLEDVIEQSKGRQKYHAQTRSPSDGGDVRWYFCKVPLTENELAASVPRTEIVGKGDYFHFGMRDSLAIEASFLQREEELLTSWWKEYAECSDGPMGKPNTSKKKDAHMNEICAGGHQSTQVYEVEDERVGVPVKGGLYEVDLVKRHCFPVYWNGENRRVLRGHWFARKGGLDWLPLREDIAEQLEMAYRSQVWHRRTFQPSGLFAARVDLQASTPGLHALFTGEDNTWEAWLNVDASGFSGVISLGGNGIKLRRGFSTSHSSKPSQDELRQQKEEEMDDYCSQVHVRHLVFMVHGIGQRLEKSNLVDDVGNFRHITASLAEQHLTLHQRSRQRVLFIPCQWRKGLTLSGEAAVEKCTLDGVRGLRMTLSATVHDVLYYMSPIYCQDIINSVSNQLNRLYLKFLRRNPGYDGKVSLYGHSLGSVLSYDILCHQENLSSPFPMDWMYKEHVRNEEPSHDMNNQSPTCDSLTDMVDKRSHIPKATEDIVDPVDRESVSPPSTLLVCGERHAELFSSIDEDGLKSLDEATTTHNNDPVIGLNEASEEECKDTCDKEETIKLLEEEVDFLKARIAELEPKCCRSDVLLKENDGVLTTEATQPISVMPPPGHDEPKSYKPYIKYKKLEFKVDTFYAVGSPLGVFLALRNIRIGIGKGQAYWEEETISEEMPACRQMFNIFHPFDPVAYRIEPLVCKEYITKRPVIIPYHRGGKRLHIGFQEFTEDLAARSQAIMNHLKSARVKVLTVCQSRNADIPEEEAEDAEENVERSYGEMMMERLTGSAGRIDHMLQDKTFEHPYLQALGSHTNYWRDNDTALFILKHLYIDIPEDPNSPDESSGCNSKEEETGATAWTEQRDAADEELPLTFSDRQMVKNFSRRVKKFTKTT; encoded by the exons ATGGCGGATTCCGAGGCAAATCCTGCGGGTACGGAGGCTACAGGAGTTGAGGAAACGACCCCTGATCTGTTGAAGAACACTCCTTCGAACATTGCTAGATTGGAGGATGTAATCGAACAAAGCAAGGGTAGGCAGAAGTATCATGCTCAGACTAGGAGTCCGTCAGATGGGGGTGATGTGCGGTGGTATTTTTGCAAGGTGCCTTTAACTGAAAATG aGCTAGCTGCATCAGTCCCTCGCACTGAGATAGTGGGGAAGGGTGACTACTTCCACTTTGGTATGAGGGATTCTCTTGCAATAGAAGCTTCTTTCTTGCAG AGGGAGGAGGAGTTGCTCACTAGTTGGTGGAAAGAGTACGCAGAATGTAGTGATGGTCCAATGGGCAAACCTAATACCAGCAAGAAGAAAGATGCACATATGAATGAGATTTGTGCTGGTGGTCATCAATCAACTCAAGTATATGAAGTGGAAGATGAAAGAGTTGGTGTCCCTGTAAAGGGAGGGCTCTATGAG GTAGATCTAGTGAAGAGACATTGTTTCCCTGTTTATTGGAACGGAGAAAATCGGCGTGTTTTAAGAGGCCATTGGTTTGCTCGTAAAGGGGGTCTTGATTGGCTTCCTCTTCGAGAAGATATTGCTGAGCAATTAGAGATGGCATATCGTAGTCAG GTTTGGCACCGAAGAACATTTCAACCATCGGGACTTTTTGCAGCTCGAGTCGATTTGCAAGCGTCTACGCCA GGACTTCATGCACTTTTTACAGGAGAAGATAATACCTGGGAGGCATGGCTTAATGTTGATGCTTCCGGTTTTTCTGGTGTCATCAGTTTGGGTGGAAATGGAATTAAATTAAGGCGTGGTTTCTCGACATCTCACTCATCGAAACCATCTCAG gaTGAGCTACGCCAGCAAAAGGAGGAGGAAATGGATGATTACTGTTCACAG GTTCATGTTCGACACCTGGTATTTATGGTTCATGGAATTGGCCAAAGACTGGAGAAATCTAATTTGGTTGATGATGTTGGCAATTTCCGGCATATCACTGCTAGTCTTGCTGAACAACACCTTACCTTACACCAACGCAGTAGACAAAGAGTCCTTTTTATTCCATGCCAG TGGAGAAAGGGTTTGACGCTTAGTGGTGAAGCTGCAGTTGAAAAATGTACTTTAGATGGGGTACGTGGATTACGCATGACGCTGAGTGCGACAGTTCATGATGTTTTGTACTATATGAGTCCCATCTACTGTCAGGATATAATCAACTCG GTATCAAACCAATTGAAtagattatatttgaaatttctcaGACGAAATCCTGGCTATGATGGAAAG GTCTCCCTATATGGTCATTCTCTGGGTAGTGTCCTCTCCTATGACATCCTCTGCCATCAGGAGAATTTGTCCTCCCCATTTCCAATGGATTGGATGTACAAGGAACATGTGAGGAATGAAGAACCTTCCCATGATATGAATAACCAGTCTCCTACCTGTGACTCTTTGACTGATATGGTTGATAAGAGGTCCCATATACCAAAAGCAACCGAGGACATTGTGGATCCTGTTGACAGAGAGTCTGTGTCTCCACCATCAACTCTATTGGTATGCGGAGAAAGACATGCTGAATTATTTTCCTCAATT GACGAGGATGGCTTAAAATCCTTAGATGAAGCGACAACGACACACAATAATGACCCAGTAATTGGTTTGAATGAAGCTTCTGAGGAAGAATGCAAAGACACCTGTGACAAGGAAGAAACAATCAAATTGCTGGAGGAAGAG GTTGACTTCCTCAAAGCAAGAATAGCAGAACTGGAACCAAAATGTTGTAGAAGTGATGTATTGCTTAAAG AGAATGATGGAGTGCTCACAACCGAGGCGACACAACCCATTTCTGTGATGCCACCTCCTGGGCATGATGAACCAAAGAGTTATAAACCTTATATTAAGTACAAAAAACTTGAATTCAAG GTTGACACATTCTACGCTGTCGGATCGCCCCTTGGTGTCTTCCTCGCCCTCCGTAATATTCGTATTGGAATTG GCAAAGGGCAAGCATATTGGGAAGAGGAAACCATCAGTGAAGAGATGCCAGCTTGTCGTCAAATGTTCAACATTTTTCATCCGTTTGATCCTGTTGCTTACAG AATAGAACCACTTGTATGTAAAGAGTATATCACCAAACGCCCTGTTATTATCCCTTACCATAGAGGTGGGAAGAGGTTACATATTGGGTTTCAG GAATTTACTGAAGATTTGGCTGCTCGTTCTCAGGCAATAATGAATCATCTCAAGTCTGCAAGG GTAAAAGTGTTGACAGTCTGCCAATCAAGAAATGCAGATATCCCAGAAG AAGAAGCAGAGGATGCTGAAGAAAATGTAGAAAGGTCATATGGTGAAATGATGATGGAGAGGTTGACCGGAAGTGCAGGACGGATAGATCACATGCTGCAA GATAAAACATTTGAACATCCATATTTACAAGCCCTTGGATCACATAC
- the LOC120007540 gene encoding phospholipase SGR2-like isoform X3 codes for MADSEANPAGTEATGVEETTPDLLKNTPSNIARLEDVIEQSKGRQKYHAQTRSPSDGGDVRWYFCKVPLTENELAASVPRTEIVGKGDYFHFGMRDSLAIEASFLQREEELLTSWWKEYAECSDGPMGKPNTSKKKDAHMNEICAGGHQSTQVYEVEDERVGVPVKGGLYEVDLVKRHCFPVYWNGENRRVLRGHWFARKGGLDWLPLREDIAEQLEMAYRSQVWHRRTFQPSGLFAARVDLQASTPGLHALFTGEDNTWEAWLNVDASGFSGVISLGGNGIKLRRGFSTSHSSKPSQDELRQQKEEEMDDYCSQVHVRHLVFMVHGIGQRLEKSNLVDDVGNFRHITASLAEQHLTLHQRSRQRVLFIPCQWRKGLTLSGEAAVEKCTLDGVSNQLNRLYLKFLRRNPGYDGKVSLYGHSLGSVLSYDILCHQENLSSPFPMDWMYKEHVRNEEPSHDMNNQSPTCDSLTDMVDKRSHIPKATEDIVDPVDRESVSPPSTLLVCGERHAELFSSIDEDGLKSLDEATTTHNNDPVIGLNEASEEECKDTCDKEETIKLLEEEVDFLKARIAELEPKCCRSDVLLKENDGVLTTEATQPISVMPPPGHDEPKSYKPYIKYKKLEFKVDTFYAVGSPLGVFLALRNIRIGIGKGQAYWEEETISEEMPACRQMFNIFHPFDPVAYRIEPLVCKEYITKRPVIIPYHRGGKRLHIGFQEFTEDLAARSQAIMNHLKSARVKVLTVCQSRNADIPEEEAEDAEENVERSYGEMMMERLTGSAGRIDHMLQDKTFEHPYLQALGSHTNYWRDNDTALFILKHLYIDIPEDPNSPDESSGCNSKEEETGATAWTEQRDAADEELPLTFSDRQMVKNFSRRVKKFTKTT; via the exons ATGGCGGATTCCGAGGCAAATCCTGCGGGTACGGAGGCTACAGGAGTTGAGGAAACGACCCCTGATCTGTTGAAGAACACTCCTTCGAACATTGCTAGATTGGAGGATGTAATCGAACAAAGCAAGGGTAGGCAGAAGTATCATGCTCAGACTAGGAGTCCGTCAGATGGGGGTGATGTGCGGTGGTATTTTTGCAAGGTGCCTTTAACTGAAAATG aGCTAGCTGCATCAGTCCCTCGCACTGAGATAGTGGGGAAGGGTGACTACTTCCACTTTGGTATGAGGGATTCTCTTGCAATAGAAGCTTCTTTCTTGCAG AGGGAGGAGGAGTTGCTCACTAGTTGGTGGAAAGAGTACGCAGAATGTAGTGATGGTCCAATGGGCAAACCTAATACCAGCAAGAAGAAAGATGCACATATGAATGAGATTTGTGCTGGTGGTCATCAATCAACTCAAGTATATGAAGTGGAAGATGAAAGAGTTGGTGTCCCTGTAAAGGGAGGGCTCTATGAG GTAGATCTAGTGAAGAGACATTGTTTCCCTGTTTATTGGAACGGAGAAAATCGGCGTGTTTTAAGAGGCCATTGGTTTGCTCGTAAAGGGGGTCTTGATTGGCTTCCTCTTCGAGAAGATATTGCTGAGCAATTAGAGATGGCATATCGTAGTCAG GTTTGGCACCGAAGAACATTTCAACCATCGGGACTTTTTGCAGCTCGAGTCGATTTGCAAGCGTCTACGCCA GGACTTCATGCACTTTTTACAGGAGAAGATAATACCTGGGAGGCATGGCTTAATGTTGATGCTTCCGGTTTTTCTGGTGTCATCAGTTTGGGTGGAAATGGAATTAAATTAAGGCGTGGTTTCTCGACATCTCACTCATCGAAACCATCTCAG gaTGAGCTACGCCAGCAAAAGGAGGAGGAAATGGATGATTACTGTTCACAG GTTCATGTTCGACACCTGGTATTTATGGTTCATGGAATTGGCCAAAGACTGGAGAAATCTAATTTGGTTGATGATGTTGGCAATTTCCGGCATATCACTGCTAGTCTTGCTGAACAACACCTTACCTTACACCAACGCAGTAGACAAAGAGTCCTTTTTATTCCATGCCAG TGGAGAAAGGGTTTGACGCTTAGTGGTGAAGCTGCAGTTGAAAAATGTACTTTAGATGGG GTATCAAACCAATTGAAtagattatatttgaaatttctcaGACGAAATCCTGGCTATGATGGAAAG GTCTCCCTATATGGTCATTCTCTGGGTAGTGTCCTCTCCTATGACATCCTCTGCCATCAGGAGAATTTGTCCTCCCCATTTCCAATGGATTGGATGTACAAGGAACATGTGAGGAATGAAGAACCTTCCCATGATATGAATAACCAGTCTCCTACCTGTGACTCTTTGACTGATATGGTTGATAAGAGGTCCCATATACCAAAAGCAACCGAGGACATTGTGGATCCTGTTGACAGAGAGTCTGTGTCTCCACCATCAACTCTATTGGTATGCGGAGAAAGACATGCTGAATTATTTTCCTCAATT GACGAGGATGGCTTAAAATCCTTAGATGAAGCGACAACGACACACAATAATGACCCAGTAATTGGTTTGAATGAAGCTTCTGAGGAAGAATGCAAAGACACCTGTGACAAGGAAGAAACAATCAAATTGCTGGAGGAAGAG GTTGACTTCCTCAAAGCAAGAATAGCAGAACTGGAACCAAAATGTTGTAGAAGTGATGTATTGCTTAAAG AGAATGATGGAGTGCTCACAACCGAGGCGACACAACCCATTTCTGTGATGCCACCTCCTGGGCATGATGAACCAAAGAGTTATAAACCTTATATTAAGTACAAAAAACTTGAATTCAAG GTTGACACATTCTACGCTGTCGGATCGCCCCTTGGTGTCTTCCTCGCCCTCCGTAATATTCGTATTGGAATTG GCAAAGGGCAAGCATATTGGGAAGAGGAAACCATCAGTGAAGAGATGCCAGCTTGTCGTCAAATGTTCAACATTTTTCATCCGTTTGATCCTGTTGCTTACAG AATAGAACCACTTGTATGTAAAGAGTATATCACCAAACGCCCTGTTATTATCCCTTACCATAGAGGTGGGAAGAGGTTACATATTGGGTTTCAG GAATTTACTGAAGATTTGGCTGCTCGTTCTCAGGCAATAATGAATCATCTCAAGTCTGCAAGG GTAAAAGTGTTGACAGTCTGCCAATCAAGAAATGCAGATATCCCAGAAG AAGAAGCAGAGGATGCTGAAGAAAATGTAGAAAGGTCATATGGTGAAATGATGATGGAGAGGTTGACCGGAAGTGCAGGACGGATAGATCACATGCTGCAA GATAAAACATTTGAACATCCATATTTACAAGCCCTTGGATCACATAC